From the genome of Apodemus sylvaticus chromosome 3, mApoSyl1.1, whole genome shotgun sequence, one region includes:
- the Slc30a2 gene encoding proton-coupled zinc antiporter SLC30A2 isoform X2, whose amino-acid sequence MQTMDEQNLLESKRGARSLFGSLWRSEASQIPAVDLPAVELAVQSNHYCHAQKDSGSHPDPEKQRARRKLYVASAICLVFMIGEIIGGYLAQSLAIMTDAAHLLTDFASMLISLFSLWVSSRPATKTMNFGWQRAEILGALLSVLSIWVVTGVLVYLAAQRLISGDYEIKGDTMLITSGCAVAVNIIMGLALHQSGHGHSHGNSRNDSSQQQNPSVRAAFIHVIGDLLQSVGVLIAAYIIYFKPEYKYVDPICTFLFSILVLGTTLTILRDVILVLMEGCVWTPELATGVCLPKPNFVVFALFFFFVFFFFPFGFSRQGFSV is encoded by the exons ATGCAGACCATGGACGAGCAGAACCTGCTGGAGAGCAAGCGCGGAGCCCG GTCATTGTTCGGATCTCTGTGGAGGAGTGAAGCGAGCCAGATCCCTGCTGTGGACCTGCCTGCAGTTGAGCTGGCTGTCCAGAGCAACCATTATTGTCATGCCCAGAAGGATTCTGGAAGTCACCCTGACCCCGAGAAGCAGAGGGCCCGACGGAAACTCTATGTGGCCTCTGCCATCTGCTTGGTGTTCATGATTGGAGAAATCATTG GCGGGTACCTGGCGCAGAGCCTGGCCATCATGACCGATGCCGCCCACCTGCTCACCGATTTTGCCAGCATGCTCATCAGCCTCTTCTCCCTCTGGGTGTCTTCCCGACCGGCCACCAAGACCATGAACTTTGGCTGGCAGCGAGCTG AGATCCTTGGAGCCTTGCTGTCTGTGCTGTCCATCTGGGTGGTGACTGGGGTGCTCGTGTACCTGGCTGCACAGCGGTTGATTTCTGGAGATTATGAGATCAAAGGGGACACCATGTTGATCACTTCGGGCTGTGCTGTGGCCGTGAACATCAT CATGGGGTTGGCCCTCCATCAGTCTGGACATGGGCACAGCCACGGGAACAGTCGTAACGACAGCAGCCAGCAGCAGAACCCCAGTGTCCGAGCCGCCTTCATTCATGTGATTGGGGACCTTCTGCAGAGCGTGGGCGTCCTGATCGCAGCCTATATCATATACTTCAAG CCCGAGTACAAGTACGTGGACCCCATCTGTaccttcctcttctccatcctgGTCTTGGGGACAACGTTAACCATCCTGAGAGACGTGATCTTGGTTCTCATGGAAG GTTGTGTGTGGACACCAGAGCTTGCCACCGGGGTGTGTCTTCCGAAGcctaattttgttgtttttgctttgtttttcttttttgtttttttcttttttccttttggtttttcaagacagggtttctctgtgtag
- the Slc30a2 gene encoding proton-coupled zinc antiporter SLC30A2 isoform X1 has product MQTMDEQNLLESKRGARSLFGSLWRSEASQIPAVDLPAVELAVQSNHYCHAQKDSGSHPDPEKQRARRKLYVASAICLVFMIGEIIGGYLAQSLAIMTDAAHLLTDFASMLISLFSLWVSSRPATKTMNFGWQRAEILGALLSVLSIWVVTGVLVYLAAQRLISGDYEIKGDTMLITSGCAVAVNIIMGLALHQSGHGHSHGNSRNDSSQQQNPSVRAAFIHVIGDLLQSVGVLIAAYIIYFKPEYKYVDPICTFLFSILVLGTTLTILRDVILVLMEGTPKGVDFTTVKNLLLSVDGVEALHSLHIWALTVAQPVLSVHIAIAQNADAQAVLKVARDRLQGKFNFHTMTIQIESYSEDMKNCQECQGPSE; this is encoded by the exons ATGCAGACCATGGACGAGCAGAACCTGCTGGAGAGCAAGCGCGGAGCCCG GTCATTGTTCGGATCTCTGTGGAGGAGTGAAGCGAGCCAGATCCCTGCTGTGGACCTGCCTGCAGTTGAGCTGGCTGTCCAGAGCAACCATTATTGTCATGCCCAGAAGGATTCTGGAAGTCACCCTGACCCCGAGAAGCAGAGGGCCCGACGGAAACTCTATGTGGCCTCTGCCATCTGCTTGGTGTTCATGATTGGAGAAATCATTG GCGGGTACCTGGCGCAGAGCCTGGCCATCATGACCGATGCCGCCCACCTGCTCACCGATTTTGCCAGCATGCTCATCAGCCTCTTCTCCCTCTGGGTGTCTTCCCGACCGGCCACCAAGACCATGAACTTTGGCTGGCAGCGAGCTG AGATCCTTGGAGCCTTGCTGTCTGTGCTGTCCATCTGGGTGGTGACTGGGGTGCTCGTGTACCTGGCTGCACAGCGGTTGATTTCTGGAGATTATGAGATCAAAGGGGACACCATGTTGATCACTTCGGGCTGTGCTGTGGCCGTGAACATCAT CATGGGGTTGGCCCTCCATCAGTCTGGACATGGGCACAGCCACGGGAACAGTCGTAACGACAGCAGCCAGCAGCAGAACCCCAGTGTCCGAGCCGCCTTCATTCATGTGATTGGGGACCTTCTGCAGAGCGTGGGCGTCCTGATCGCAGCCTATATCATATACTTCAAG CCCGAGTACAAGTACGTGGACCCCATCTGTaccttcctcttctccatcctgGTCTTGGGGACAACGTTAACCATCCTGAGAGACGTGATCTTGGTTCTCATGGAAG GGACTCCCAAAGGTGTGGACTTCACCACTGTGAAAAATCTCCTTCTGTCCGTGGATGGCGTGGAAGCCCTGCACAGCCTTCACATCTGGGCGCTGACAGTGGCCCAGCCGGTGCTGTCTGTCCACATAGCCATTG CCCAGAACGCTGACGCCCAGGCTGTGCTCAAGGTGGCTAGGGACCGTCTCCAGGGGAAGTTCAATTTCCACACCATGACCATCCAAATTGAGAGCTACTCCGAGGACATGAAGAACTGTCAGGAGTGCCAGGGCCCCTCGGAGTGA